The Rickettsia felis URRWXCal2 genome contains the following window.
AGTCTTATAACTATCGTGACAGATATAAATTCATCTAATCAGTATATTCCTTTTGCAAGGAAATATCGTCCTAGTAATTTTACCGAGCTTCAGGGGCAAGAGGTATTAGTCAAAGTTTTAAGCTATACTATTTTAAATGATAGGCTCACCGGAGGCTATCTTTTAACAGGTATTAGAGGGGTCGGCAAAACTACTTCCGCCCGAATTATTGCTAAAGCCGTAAATTGCTCTGCTTTAATTACTGAAAACACGACCATTAAAACATGTGAGCAGTGTACAAACTGCATTAGTTTTAACAACCATAATCACCCTGATATAATCGAAATTGACGCAGCAAGTAAAACTAGCGTAGATGATATACGTAGAATTATAGAATCCGCTGAATATAAACCTCTGCAAGGGAAGCATAAAATCTTTATTATCGATGAAGTGCATATGCTCTCTAAGGGAGCATTTAATGCACTTCTTAAGACTTTAGAAGAACCGCCGCCTCATATAATATTTATCTTTGCAACGACGGAAGTACAAAAGATACCTGCAACTATTATCTCAAGATGTCAACGCTATGATTTAAGGCGGTTGAGTTTTGAAGAGATTTTTAAGCTACTTGAATATATAACTAAGCAGGAAAATTTAAAAACCGATATAGAAGCACTAAGAATTATAGCTCATAAGTCTGAAGGGTCGGCACGTGATGCAGTGTCTATTTTAGATCAAGCAGCTAGTATGTCTGCAAAATTCGATAATATAATTAGCCCTCAAGTAATTAATCAAATGCTTGGACTTGTTGATAGTTCGGTTATAATAGAATTTGTCGAATGTATCATCCACAGAGAGACGGAAAAAGCTATAAATTTAATAAATAAGCTTTATAATTTTTCGGTTAATCTTGAGATTTTTATAGAATCGGTAGCAGATTTTATTGCGTATCTTAATAAAGTAAAAATGTTACCTAATTATAGTTTGCCAATATATGAATCATTTAACGATAGAACTAAAAACATATTAGATAAAATCAGTTTGCCCCATTTATCAATCTTATGGCAAATATATAATAAGGGAGTAGGAGAAATAAAAATTTCCTATAACGGGCTAACAGAAACGGAAATGTTAGTTATAAAATCTATATATTCGACATCGCTACCCTTGCTTGCAGATTTTGACGGTAATAATCAAAATTTTAATCAACCAATTAATCCGGAAATAAAAAAAAAATTTGAAATTGTAGATTTTCTTGAATATCTATATAAAAATAATGAGATAGATATATATTACTTCCTGCTTAATAACACAGAACTTAAAAATCTCAGTGATAATAGATTAGAACTCGTAAGCCTTGAAGTTACAAGCAAAATAAAAAAACAAATAGAAGATTTGTTAGCTGCTTTTACTAAAGAAAAGCTTGAGATAGTAATCATAAAGGAACAGAGCAAGCAAACCTTAAAGAATCAGTTAATAGGTAAGATTGAAGTAAGTAATGATTTTGGTTTAATTAAAAAACATTTCCCAAATATAGTAATTTCAGATATTTTACTTAAAAGCTAAAAATTAAAGGATAGAATTATGGTAAATTTTAATCAGTTTTTAAAGCAAGCCCAATCAATGCAAAAGAAAATGCAAGAAGCTCAAGAGCAAATGGCAAATGCAAGATATACCGGTAAAGCCGGCGGCGGACTCGTTGAGGTTATTGCAACAGGTAAAGGTGAAGTTGAAAAGATTACAATTGATGAATCTTTATTAAAACCA
Protein-coding sequences here:
- the dnaX gene encoding DNA polymerase III gamma and tau chains; amino-acid sequence: MTRYDIKSLITIVTDINSSNQYIPFARKYRPSNFTELQGQEVLVKVLSYTILNDRLTGGYLLTGIRGVGKTTSARIIAKAVNCSALITENTTIKTCEQCTNCISFNNHNHPDIIEIDAASKTSVDDIRRIIESAEYKPLQGKHKIFIIDEVHMLSKGAFNALLKTLEEPPPHIIFIFATTEVQKIPATIISRCQRYDLRRLSFEEIFKLLEYITKQENLKTDIEALRIIAHKSEGSARDAVSILDQAASMSAKFDNIISPQVINQMLGLVDSSVIIEFVECIIHRETEKAINLINKLYNFSVNLEIFIESVADFIAYLNKVKMLPNYSLPIYESFNDRTKNILDKISLPHLSILWQIYNKGVGEIKISYNGLTETEMLVIKSIYSTSLPLLADFDGNNQNFNQPINPEIKKKFEIVDFLEYLYKNNEIDIYYFLLNNTELKNLSDNRLELVSLEVTSKIKKQIEDLLAAFTKEKLEIVIIKEQSKQTLKNQLIGKIEVSNDFGLIKKHFPNIVISDILLKS